Part of the Methanothermobacter sp. MT-2 genome is shown below.
GGCCGGCTGGCATTAGGTCTGTGACTATAACTCCTGTGTTGTTGTCTGGTCCTGCGTTGTAGACTTTTATTGTGTATGTGGAGTTTTGGCCGTTGTATATTATTGATGGGGTTGCTGTTTTTGTGATTCTGAGGTCTGATGTTTTTGGGGCGTTGACTCCTGCTATTGCACGGTTGTTTGTCATGTCTGGGTCGAATTCGTCTCCTGTGACTTCCGCAACATTTATTATGCTTTCAGTGGTGTTTACAAGGACTGTGAAGTTTAATGTGGCTGATGAGCCTGCGTTGAGCGCGCCAACCATCCATATACATGCTAGTGGGTAGCATGTTCCCTGGGATGTTTGGTGGCTTTGATAGATGAGGCCATCAGGTAATTTGTCTTCTAGGATTATGTTGGTTGCATTGTCTGGTCCAAGGTTTGTTACGGTGATTCTGAATGTTACTTCGTCTCCATAGTTTGGTGTGGAATTGTCAACTGTTTTTATGACCTTGATATCTGCTGATGGGTTAACTTTTAATATTACGCTTGCATTGTTATCTGATGGGTCAGGGTCGAATTCTGATGCTGTGACGTTCACTATATTTGTGGATATTCCAGTTTTTGTTGAGAGGATCTCTATTGCGAGTGTTGCATATTTGTATGGTGCTAGTGTTCCTATGAGCCATTCTCCACTGGTAGTGTTGAATGTTCCCTGGGATGGTAGGTAGGATATTATTGAAAGGCTTGATGGTATTAGATCTGTGGCTGTTACATTTGTGGCTGTGTTTGGACCGTTATTTGTTACTGTTATCCTGAATATTGTTGATTCTCCGTTATTTATTGGTGTCTTGTCAACTGTTTTTGCGATTGCTACATCAGCAACCGCCCCAACATTTAAAGCGGCCAAAGCGTTATTGTTTGTTGTGTCAGGGTCGTTTTCGGCACCTGAAACTGATACATAGTTTATGATTCCACCTGTTTGGTTAACGATGGCTGTGATGTTTAATATGGCGCTTTCAAGGTAATTGAGTGGTCCGATGATCCAAAGACCTGTGATTGGATCGTATGTGCCCTTGGATGGTGTGGTGTTTTGTATTATTAGTCCGGTTGGTGGCAGGTCTGTTGCAACTACATTGGTGGCGTTATCTGGTCCAAGGTTTGTAACAGTTACTGTGAATTTTACAAGGTTTCCGAAGTTGGGATTTGTATCATTGACAGTTTTTATGACGCTGAGATCTGCTGATGGTTTAACTTCGATTGTTAAAGCAGCTACATTATCCTCGTGTACAGGATCCGGCAGTTCTGATGTTACAGATACTATGTTTGTTTTGTATCCTGGTTGAAGTGCTTTAATGACCATTGTGAGTGTTGCTGATTCTAGTGGCGCTAGTGTTCCAACATTCCAAGTGTTTGTAGTAAGGTTATATGCGCCCTGTGATGGGTTTAATTCAATTATTGAGATTCCTGTTGGCAGTAGATCTGTTACCGTTATGTTTGTTGGGGTGTTCGGACCTGTATTATAGACTGTTATGGTGATTATTGTTGTCTCACCATTGTTTATGATCATTTTATCTGCGGTTTTGGTGATCCCGAGATCTGCACTGACACTGTTTAAGGTTGATATTGCATTATTGTTTGTAATGTCAGGGTCAAATTCATTTCCTTGGACGAACACTGTATTATTTGAAGCTCCAGTCTTGTTAACGAATACTGTGATGTTTAGGAAGGCTGTGTCAAGATAATTAAGGGTGCCTATACTCCAAATACCAGTTGTAGTGTTGTAGGTGCCCTGTGAGGCGCTATGACTTTGATAGATTAGGCCTTCTGAGAGGATATCTGTGACTGTGATCCCTGTTGCATTGCTTGGACCGAGGTTTGTGACGGCAACTCTGAATGTTACGGTGTCCCCAAGGTTTGGAGTGGAATTAGTCACTGTTTTAACTATTCGAAGATCTGCTACGGGTTTTGGATTAATGTCCACGGTTGCATTATTGTTTCCAGGGTTTGGATCGAAGTTTGTTGATGTTACATTTGCTTTGTTGGTTATGATGCCTGTTGTGTCCACCTTTGCGAGTATGGTCATTGTTGCTGTTGCGAGGTAATTGAGGGTGCCCACATTCCAGATGCCAGTTAGAGGATTATATATGCCCTGGGATGGTGTTGCAACTTGGAGTATTAACCCTGCTGGTAATAGATCTTCCACAATAACGTTGGGTGCATTCACTGGCCCTCCATTATAGACTGTTATCGTGTAGAGTATGTTTTCTCCGATGTATGGTTCTGGTTTGTCTACTGTCTTTGCAATGCTCAGGTCGGATGCTGGTGGAGAATTTAAGGTTGCCGTGGCATTATTATTCACAGGGTTGGGATCTGTAACATTACTTGTAATATTGGCCTTGTTGATTATGATGCCTGTTTGGTTTACGCGGGCTGTGATGTTTAATGTTGCTATTTCAAGGTAATTGAGGGTGCCCACGTTCCATATACCTGTAAGTTGATTGTAGGTTCCCTTGGATGGTGTGGCGTTCTGGAATATCAAGCCGTTTGGTAGTAGGTCTTCTACTATGACTCCTGTTGCATTGTTTGGCCCGTAATTTGTTATTGTGATTGTGAAGTTTATGAGTTCGTTGAGGTTAGGCGCGGTATTATTCACGGCCTTTGTTATAGCTAAGTCTGCAAGTATTAGTGCTGTTATTGTTATGTTTTTACCATAGTCTCCGTTGTAGTGGAAGCTTGAACCGCTTTGATCTGTTATAATACCATATAGTGGTGTTGTCCCGGTTCCTATGACCTTGAAGTACCATACTGAGACTAAGTTTGTTGACCCTGGATTGTCCAAGCGTATGTTATTGCTTGTGCCTGTGGTATAAGTTGTTGTAAGGTTTAATGGTTGTAGTATGGTTGAGTTGTAGGCAAGTGGCAAGTTAACAATATTATATTGTGATGCTGTACTTGATACCATGGTAATGGTTATTATATCTCCAATGGCTGGTGTGGTGTTACTTGCTGTTATGCTGATTATGTTATTACGGTTTTGTGATACTAGTTTTTCCACGTATAGGTTGCCTGTTATTGTGTCTGTTGGCGTGTTTGTCCCGGCGACTGTTACCGTATAATTTCTTGATGTGAAATATGCTGCGTTTGTTCTTGTTATTTCTATGAGGTAGAATGCGTCTATTGTTGCCCCGGGTGGTATGTCTCCAATGCTCTTTGTTGCAGTTTCACCTGGTGCAAGGTTTATATATGTATTGTTTGTTGTCCATGTGAGATTGGCTGTTACGTTATTTGCTGTTGTCAGGGCATTATTGGTTATTCTTATTTGTATTAGGTATTGGTTTGGGCCCTGGTTTACGTTGTTGCTGTCTAGGCCTATTGTGTCCCATGATCCTTTTGTTAGTGTGAGTGTTCCGAGTTGGAAGTTTATTGTGGCTGAGCGGGTTTCATCTAGGCTTATGGTTTGTGTTGGTATTATGTGGCCTGGTGCTATCGCAGAAATGATTAGAGTGTTATCTTCTGAGTAAAATGATAGGTTATAGTTTCCGTTTTGGTCTGTGATGTTTGATGTTATAGTCGATCCTTGGGGTGTTTTCACATCTATTATGGCTCCTTGGAATGGTTCTGTACTGTTACAGTAGGTTACTGTTCCACTGATTAGAGTGTTGGGTTCTGTTTGATTGTCTGCTGCATTTACTGTTCCAATGGCTAAGAAAAGTAGTAGTGAGATTGTGATGGCTAGTTTTCTAATTATGTTCACCCCCCATTAAATTTTTTTACGGTTATTATATGTTTATTTTATTATTTAAGCATAGTGTTCAGAAGGTTGATGAACAAATAGAAACCGTGTTATTATATGTTTATTTTATTATTTAAGCTTTTTAATTGTGAATTATTTCATCTTTACGGGTATTCAAGCGCTGTTGCATTCTTGTATGTTGAAAGGGGATTGTGTTTCTCAGCCAATGTTAAATTTGAAACGTTTCAATGGATGTGACTTTTTAGTCTTTGCGAATTTAGGTGCACTGTTATAATCTATGTCACTCATGGTGTTTTTCACACTATTCTACATGCAAGGGGATTTTATATTCCAGCAGCTGATAATAGGCTTGGTCATGATATCATTTTTTCTACTCGCAATCATGATGGTGGCGCCATTCAAGGGTTAGTTATCTGATAATGGGGGGATACTAGTATCTCTTGGCGCGAGCAATATGCGTCATGGCACTTTTTTTCATGGGCGTTCTCTTCATCCAAGTAATGCAAATTGACATTTTGGGAGGATGGCCCCCTTTTTTGTAGGTGCGGGTATATTCCAGTCATCTAACAATAGCGCGGTTATGGGCAGCGCCCCCAGACCCTATCTGGGCATAGCCTCAGGAGTCCTCGCGACAATAAGAAATGTTGGTATGGTCCTTGGCATCGCAACGGGAGGCGCAATATTATATGCAATTGTACCCTCGGAGATCCTGCAAGCATATATACTCCAAGGCTCTGATGCTCACATCTTCCTTTCAGGTTTAAGATTAGCATACTTCGTTGGGGCCATATTAACAGGAATGGCTGCTATAACCTCGACACAACAAAAAAATATATGACTAACAATAGCAGACAACGGAATAGGCCTGCCAGAAAACATCAACCCAGAAAAAACAAAAGCACTAGGCCTAAAACTCGTAAACATTCTAACCAAACAAATCAACGGAAGAATAACCCAGAAAACAAGACCAGGCACAAAATTCAAAATTACAATTCCTGGATGTAAAGGCACATACGAGTAATGTTCGTTATACTGTCGTATAACGAATATAAATATTTTTATCAACATTCAGAACATTAAAAGAAGGAATAATAAAATCCAAGGGGAAATTCAGTCCTTAAATTACACTCCATGACACTCTGGTATGATAAGTGATAATTGAAGAAAACTGCCAAAGCCTATGATGTACAAGAATAGTTTTTTTTAAGATGCATGCAAATCCATGGAGTCTAAACAAAGTTTTCCATGTTCTCCCACTCTTAACACTTTGCATTCTAAATGATGTATATCAGCGCTAATAGATCCTAAAATTTGATATTTTCATCTCATTAATTTTTAAATAGTGAATTGGAAGTTTTCACATGGGAATAGTGTCCATTGTAGACAGGAAAAATTTTTGATTAGAATATTTTTCATGTGGGGTTCATTTTGATTTATTGTTCTTTAGAGTCCCCCAAAGTTTGAAAATATTCAGATCCAAGTCACGAAAAAATGATAAAGTTTATATAAAAGTTTTTTTCTAATAAGTGGCTAATGGTGTTAACATGAAAAAAGCATTGTATCTGACTGTTTTCATAACAAGCCTTTTAATACTTATCAGCAACGCCTCAGCAGCCCAATTATCATACAACGAAATCTCAAACGCCTCAAAAATAATAACAGACCAAGCCTCAAAAACAGGCCAAATACCATCCCAAATCACAGTAAACAACAAAAACATCACCCTAGACGACTACCTATACGCCGCAAGCACCACCACAATAAACCTAAACACCAACAAAAAAACAAACATAAGCACCAACAACTACAAACCACCAACAAACCCCCCAAACAACACAGCAACCGGAAAACTCACAAAAACAACATACCTACAGGTAGCACAAAACATCAAAAAATACATGGAAACCAATGGAAGATCACCCAGCTATGCCACCACAACAATAGGAAAAATAAACTATCAAAGCCTGATCTACACCTACGCCAAAATAATAAACTTCTACAACACCAACGGAAGACTACCAAATTACGTAACGGTAAAAGGTGTGAAAATTGTATCGTCGGATGTTGTGGGGAATCCTTCAACGCCTTCAACGGGTAAAACACCAAGTGATGTGTGGAATCTGTTGATAAATGGTAATTCCACGGCCAGGGATGTTTTAGATGTTGCGAGTGATGTTATTATTTTTATAGAGGAGCAGGGTAAGGTCCCGGAAACTGTGAAACTTTCCGATAAATTGACAGTTAACCCAGGCCAATTCCTCTATCTTGCAAGTCAAATGATATTATACTTAGATAATCTTACAAGTTCTGATACGAGTAAAGCATTGCAGGCAGCAAACAATTATAACAGTTTCATTGAAGAACTTAAAACTATGGCCACAACTAGGATAAACCCGGCGCCAAGTCCTGTGAATGGGGTTGCTATGGGTGAATTAACAAGGGCTGATTATATTGATCTTGCCAAGAGACTGAGAACCTTCATCAAAACTTATGGGAGACTTCCAAATCTTGTCACCAGCCCGATAGGTAACCTAGGATGCGATTTTTTATTATTGGAGTTTTCAAAGGTTCTGAGTTCGTACAGAGGGAATGGTACATTACCGGCTGGTATTGAGACTTATTCAGACATTTTCAAATTTGAAACACCAGTTATAGCAGGTTATCTAGGCGCTTATAATATACAAGTGACCTCAGATTATGTGAAAGCTACTGGAAAGTGCAGTTGCGGGTCAAAGAGTTATTCCAATTATTATACAAGTGCATTTGTTAATTATTGTCCATGTTGTGGCAGATATGGGACATTGGCTTTCGAACAGGGTGGAGCAGCAGACGGTAATTATGAGGGTATGTGGTATTGCACCTATTGTGATGCTGATTATTGTCTAGCTTGTGGAAAAATACATGTCAGTGGGAAAAACATGTTTTTAACTCCATACACCCTAGAAGGATTAAGGGGCAGCTCTTCAGATGTTATTACAATGAAATATAATTACAAGGTTTTCAGGATTTTCCAAGATTCCTACGCATACAAGGATATATATTCAAAGGTGGATGATTCGTATACGATGGTCAAATATGTCAATGGAACTATCTTCAGGTTTTATTGATTTTTTCTTTTTTTTGTGAATTTTTATATAGGTGGTGTGCTCTCTTATATATTAGATGGGAGAAAATTTTAGAGGAGTTAAAATGTTATTGGAGATAATAATTGTTTTTATTATAGTCTTGTTTTTATTGTATTTTGGATATCTTTATAATAGTCTTGTGCAGCTTCGCAATAGGGTTGAGAATGCTTGGTCGCAGATAGATGTTCAGCTTAAGAGAAGAGCTGACCTAGTACCTAATCTTGTGGAAACCGTCAAAGGCTATGCAAAACATGAGAAAACTGTCCTAGAAAATGTTACAAGGGCTAGAAGCGCCCTGATGAACGCCAGGGATGTTGGGGAGGTTGAAAAGGCGGATAACATGTTAACAGGTGCCTTGAAGAGTCTTTTCGCTGTTGCTGAGAATTATCCTAACCTTAAAGCCAATGAAAACTTTCTGAAATTACAAGAGGAGCTAGAGGAAATAGAGAATAGGATAGCCTATTCACGCCAATTTTACAACGACACAGTACTAATGTACAATAATAAATGTCAGATGATCCCAAGCAACATAATCGCATCCCTATTCAATTTCAAGGAAGCAGAATTCTTCCAGATAGAAAAAAGCAGCCGAAAGCTGCCAAAAGTCGAATTTGAGTGATGAAATTGCAGATGAACAAAAGAAATATTATAATAATAGCAGTTATCATATTCGCAATCTTATCTCTGACAATCATAGGTTTCATAACCAGCCTAGAACGTAGTTATTCAATAAAAGCAATAGACACCGACCTTTTCCTAAAAGAGGATGGGGCAATACATGTCAAAGAAACAATACACTACTCATTCAAGGGTACATGGCATGGGATAACCCGCAGAATGCCCCTAAAAGATGCGCAAAGCATCCAAAACTTGAACGTATCGGCTGAAGGCGCATACCCTGGAAGTGCATACATAGACTCTACGATAGAAAATGGAAATAACGTCCAAAATATTAAGGTTTATCTATATTCTGATCCAACGCTGACAGAACCAATCACTGATAAAAACGTTACAGTCACATTTGAATATGATGCAATCAATGTACCAAAATTTTACAATGACATAACAGAATTACACTACAAGATAATCGGTGAAGGATGGAAAGTCCCCATAGAACAAACCAACACCAGAATACACCTCCCAGGAAAAGAGGGCGTTAAGTACTGGTTCAACCCACCATATTACCTGAAGGATTCTAAATGGCAAAACAACACCCTAGAAGCCACAACAGGAGCCATACCAGCCGGCCAATACTTTGAAGTGGAAATGGCCATGCCAAGAGAATATTTCACGGCAAAACCAAGCAATGGCACAATCATAAACCAGAAAGCTTTA
Proteins encoded:
- a CDS encoding LemA protein — encoded protein: MEIIIVFIIVLFLLYFGYLYNSLVQLRNRVENAWSQIDVQLKRRADLVPNLVETVKGYAKHEKTVLENVTRARSALMNARDVGEVEKADNMLTGALKSLFAVAENYPNLKANENFLKLQEELEEIENRIAYSRQFYNDTVLMYNNKCQMIPSNIIASLFNFKEAEFFQIEKSSRKLPKVEFE
- a CDS encoding drug resistance transporter, EmrB/QacA subfamily, which encodes MAPFFVGAGIFQSSNNSAVMGSAPRPYLGIASGVLATIRNVGMVLGIATGGAILYAIVPSEILQAYILQGSDAHIFLSGLRLAYFVGAILTGMAAITSTQQKNI